A window from Plectropomus leopardus isolate mb chromosome 3, YSFRI_Pleo_2.0, whole genome shotgun sequence encodes these proteins:
- the tax1bp3 gene encoding tax1-binding protein 3 produces MSFNPGQPLAVVVQRVEIRKLRQGDNLILGFSIGGGIDQDPGQNPFSEDKTDKGIYVTRITPGGPAEKAGLRMGDKIMQVNGWDMTMVTHDQARKKLTKKSEDVVRLLVTRKSLEEAVKQSMGGYPRQ; encoded by the exons ATGTCCTTCAACCCTGGACAGCCGTTGGCTGTTGTTGTG cAACGAGTTGAGATTCGTAAATTGCGGCAGGGAGATAATCTAATCCTGGGCTTCAGCATCGGAGGAGGGATTGACCAAGACCCTGGACAGAACCCCTTCTCTGAGGACAAGACTGACAAA gGCATCTACGTGACCAGGATAACACCTGGAGGACCAGCAGAAAAGGCAGGCTTGAGGATGGGAGACAAAATAATGCAG GTGAACGGCTGGGACATGACCATGGTGACCCACGACCAGGCCCGCAAAAAACTAACAAAGAAGAGTGAGGACGTCGTGCGGCTACTGGTAACCAGGAAATCGTTGGAGGAAGCTGTCAAACAATCTATGGGCGGTTACCCCCGACAGTAA
- the hsh2d gene encoding hematopoietic SH2 domain-containing protein homolog has translation MMEWSQPSQAQRNAFIWFTESQLRVVIRNGVVPEWFHGIISRKIAEDLLMSKPPGYFLIRVSESRIGYTLSYRAGDRCRHFMIDVLEDGQYIIVGEDRPHRSLQDLVDFHRRTPIMPFNEVLTVACGQTSNDKTDYAELLFPQRHQNPNTRWLPNNPLHPSVGQPASPEDIPPALPYRPNNFRNPADLSLNRLYPNLEEEFPNVTSPLSTTPVPKKRYKDFNLPPNQPPEVPARSCVPPLKQNQACIRTVSAPESAPTTTAHPKPSVVSNLKNLKKKFQKKAGTMQEATENDYEEIAGDQTFSAPPFFYNVTDGALPQEYLPPPPFAPGHY, from the exons ATGATGGAGTGGAGTCAGCCGTCACAAGCACAGCGCAATGCTTTCATCTGGTTCACAGAGTCGCAGCTGCGGGTTGTGATCAGGAACGGTGTCGTCCCAGAATGGTTTCATGGGATCATTTCCAGGAA GATTGCAGAGGATCTGCTGATGTCCAAGCCTCCGGGCTACTTCCTCATCAGAGTCAGTGAGAGCCGGATCGGCTACACTCTCTCGTACCG tgCTGGGGACCGCTGCAGACATTTCATGATCGATGTGTTGGAGGACGGCCAGTACATCATAGTAGGGGAGGACAGGCCTCACCGGTCTCTGCAGGACCTGGTGGACTTCCACCGTAGGACTCCCATCATGCCTTTCAATGAGGTGCTGACAGTCGCTTGTGGACAG ACCTCGAATGACAAGACGGACtatgcagagctgctgtttccCCAAAGACATCAGAATCCAAACACAAGATGGCTGCCAAACAACCCCCTGCATCCCAGCGTAGGTCAGCCAGCCTCACCAGAAGATATCCCACCTGCCCTTCCTTATCGACCAAATAACTTCAGGAACCCTGCAGACCTGTCTCTGAACAGACTTTACCCGAATTTGGAAGAGGAGTTTCCTAACGTCACCTCCCCTCTCTCAACCACG CCTGTGCCCAAAAAGAGATATAAAGACTTCAACCTTCCACCAAACCAGCCTCCCGAGGTCCCGGCTCGGAGCTGTGTCCCTCCACTGAAGCAGAACCAGGCCTGTATCAGAACTGTCTCTGCACCTGAGAGTGCACCCACCACCACTGCACACCCAAAGCCGTCAGTCGTCTCCAACCTGAAGAACCTCAAGAAGAAATTCCAAAAGAAGGCCGGCACGATGCAGGAGGCGACTGAGAATGATTACGAGGAGATCGCAGGGGATCAGACCTTCAGCGCTCCACCATTTTTCTACAATGTGACTGATGGAGCATTACCTCAGGAGTACCTCCCACCTCCACCCTTTGCTCCAGGCCACTACTGA